The proteins below are encoded in one region of Neofelis nebulosa isolate mNeoNeb1 chromosome 17, mNeoNeb1.pri, whole genome shotgun sequence:
- the CD37 gene encoding leukocyte antigen CD37 isoform X3: METWEELPDVSLVPTNPKAPQAKMSAQDSCLSLIKYLLFVFNLFFFVLGSLIFCFGIWILIDKTSFVSFIWSKALAISGILTMGLALLGCVGALKELRCLLGLYFGILLLLFAMQITLGILISTQRTRLERRVKDIVMETIQRYHAHPEESAAEESWDYVQFQLRCCGWNSPQDWLSIPSLSSNESEMHRVPCSCYNSSASNDSAIFEKLSFPQFSRLGPLARPRHSTDLCLVPANSGIYSEGCARSIQKWLHNNLISIVGICLGVGLLELSFMTLSIFLCRNLDQVYDRLARYL; the protein is encoded by the exons ATGGAGACCTGGGAGGAACTACCCGACGTGTCCTTGGTGCCCACAAATCCCAAGGCCCCTCAG GCGAAGATGTCGGCCCAGGACAGCTGCCTCAGCCTCATCAAGTACCTCCTCTTCGTTTTCAACCTCTTCTTCTTC GTCCTAGGCAGCCTTATTTTCTGCTTTGGCATCTGGATACTCATTGACAAGACCAGCTTCGTGTCCTTT ATCTGGTCCAAGGCCCTGGCCATCTCAGGAATTCTCACCATGGGTCTTGCTCTCCTGGGCTGTGTGGGGGCCCTGAAGGAGCTCCGCTGCCTGCTGGGCCTG TATTTTGGGATACTGCTGCTCCTGTTTGCCATGCAGATCACGCTAGGAATCCTCATCTCCACTCAGCGGACCCGG CTGGAGCGGAGGGTGAAGGATATCGTGATGGAGACCATCCAACGCTACCACGCGCACCCGGAGGAGTCGGCGGCGGAGGAGAGCTGGGACTACGTGCAGTTCCAG CTGCGATGCTGCGGCTGGAACTCTCCTCAGGACTGGCTCAGTATCCCCAGCCTCAGCAGCAACGAGTCAGAGATGCACCGCGTGCCCTGCTCCTGCTATAATTCATCGGCGAGCAACGACTCCGCCATCTTCGAGAAACTCTCCTTCCCCCAGTTCAGCCGGCTGGGACCACTGGCGCGGCCCCGCCACAGTACAGACCTTTGCCTGGTCCCTGCAAACAGCGGTATCTACAGCGAG GGCTGCGCGCGGAGCATCCAGAAGTGGTTGCACAACAACCTCATCTCCATAGTAGGCATTTGTCTGGGCGTCGGTCTACTTGAG
- the CD37 gene encoding leukocyte antigen CD37 isoform X2, which yields METWEELPDVSLVPTNPKAPQAKMSAQDSCLSLIKYLLFVFNLFFFVLGSLIFCFGIWILIDKTSFVSFVGLSFMPLQIWSKALAISGILTMGLALLGCVGALKELRCLLGLYFGILLLLFAMQITLGILISTQRTRLERRVKDIVMETIQRYHAHPEESAAEESWDYVQFQLRCCGWNSPQDWLSIPSLSSNESEMHRVPCSCYNSSASNDSAIFEKLSFPQFSRLGPLARPRHSTDLCLVPANSGIYSEGCARSIQKWLHNNLISIVGICLGVGLLELSFMTLSIFLCRNLDQVYDRLARH from the exons ATGGAGACCTGGGAGGAACTACCCGACGTGTCCTTGGTGCCCACAAATCCCAAGGCCCCTCAG GCGAAGATGTCGGCCCAGGACAGCTGCCTCAGCCTCATCAAGTACCTCCTCTTCGTTTTCAACCTCTTCTTCTTC GTCCTAGGCAGCCTTATTTTCTGCTTTGGCATCTGGATACTCATTGACAAGACCAGCTTCGTGTCCTTTGTAG GCCTGTCCTTCATGCCCCTGCAGATCTGGTCCAAGGCCCTGGCCATCTCAGGAATTCTCACCATGGGTCTTGCTCTCCTGGGCTGTGTGGGGGCCCTGAAGGAGCTCCGCTGCCTGCTGGGCCTG TATTTTGGGATACTGCTGCTCCTGTTTGCCATGCAGATCACGCTAGGAATCCTCATCTCCACTCAGCGGACCCGG CTGGAGCGGAGGGTGAAGGATATCGTGATGGAGACCATCCAACGCTACCACGCGCACCCGGAGGAGTCGGCGGCGGAGGAGAGCTGGGACTACGTGCAGTTCCAG CTGCGATGCTGCGGCTGGAACTCTCCTCAGGACTGGCTCAGTATCCCCAGCCTCAGCAGCAACGAGTCAGAGATGCACCGCGTGCCCTGCTCCTGCTATAATTCATCGGCGAGCAACGACTCCGCCATCTTCGAGAAACTCTCCTTCCCCCAGTTCAGCCGGCTGGGACCACTGGCGCGGCCCCGCCACAGTACAGACCTTTGCCTGGTCCCTGCAAACAGCGGTATCTACAGCGAG GGCTGCGCGCGGAGCATCCAGAAGTGGTTGCACAACAACCTCATCTCCATAGTAGGCATTTGTCTGGGCGTCGGTCTACTTGAG
- the CD37 gene encoding leukocyte antigen CD37 isoform X1: METWEELPDVSLVPTNPKAPQAKMSAQDSCLSLIKYLLFVFNLFFFVLGSLIFCFGIWILIDKTSFVSFVGLSFMPLQIWSKALAISGILTMGLALLGCVGALKELRCLLGLYFGILLLLFAMQITLGILISTQRTRLERRVKDIVMETIQRYHAHPEESAAEESWDYVQFQLRCCGWNSPQDWLSIPSLSSNESEMHRVPCSCYNSSASNDSAIFEKLSFPQFSRLGPLARPRHSTDLCLVPANSGIYSEGCARSIQKWLHNNLISIVGICLGVGLLELSFMTLSIFLCRNLDQVYDRLARYL, from the exons ATGGAGACCTGGGAGGAACTACCCGACGTGTCCTTGGTGCCCACAAATCCCAAGGCCCCTCAG GCGAAGATGTCGGCCCAGGACAGCTGCCTCAGCCTCATCAAGTACCTCCTCTTCGTTTTCAACCTCTTCTTCTTC GTCCTAGGCAGCCTTATTTTCTGCTTTGGCATCTGGATACTCATTGACAAGACCAGCTTCGTGTCCTTTGTAG GCCTGTCCTTCATGCCCCTGCAGATCTGGTCCAAGGCCCTGGCCATCTCAGGAATTCTCACCATGGGTCTTGCTCTCCTGGGCTGTGTGGGGGCCCTGAAGGAGCTCCGCTGCCTGCTGGGCCTG TATTTTGGGATACTGCTGCTCCTGTTTGCCATGCAGATCACGCTAGGAATCCTCATCTCCACTCAGCGGACCCGG CTGGAGCGGAGGGTGAAGGATATCGTGATGGAGACCATCCAACGCTACCACGCGCACCCGGAGGAGTCGGCGGCGGAGGAGAGCTGGGACTACGTGCAGTTCCAG CTGCGATGCTGCGGCTGGAACTCTCCTCAGGACTGGCTCAGTATCCCCAGCCTCAGCAGCAACGAGTCAGAGATGCACCGCGTGCCCTGCTCCTGCTATAATTCATCGGCGAGCAACGACTCCGCCATCTTCGAGAAACTCTCCTTCCCCCAGTTCAGCCGGCTGGGACCACTGGCGCGGCCCCGCCACAGTACAGACCTTTGCCTGGTCCCTGCAAACAGCGGTATCTACAGCGAG GGCTGCGCGCGGAGCATCCAGAAGTGGTTGCACAACAACCTCATCTCCATAGTAGGCATTTGTCTGGGCGTCGGTCTACTTGAG
- the CD37 gene encoding leukocyte antigen CD37 isoform X4: MSAQDSCLSLIKYLLFVFNLFFFVLGSLIFCFGIWILIDKTSFVSFVGLSFMPLQIWSKALAISGILTMGLALLGCVGALKELRCLLGLYFGILLLLFAMQITLGILISTQRTRLERRVKDIVMETIQRYHAHPEESAAEESWDYVQFQLRCCGWNSPQDWLSIPSLSSNESEMHRVPCSCYNSSASNDSAIFEKLSFPQFSRLGPLARPRHSTDLCLVPANSGIYSEGCARSIQKWLHNNLISIVGICLGVGLLELSFMTLSIFLCRNLDQVYDRLARYL, encoded by the exons ATGTCGGCCCAGGACAGCTGCCTCAGCCTCATCAAGTACCTCCTCTTCGTTTTCAACCTCTTCTTCTTC GTCCTAGGCAGCCTTATTTTCTGCTTTGGCATCTGGATACTCATTGACAAGACCAGCTTCGTGTCCTTTGTAG GCCTGTCCTTCATGCCCCTGCAGATCTGGTCCAAGGCCCTGGCCATCTCAGGAATTCTCACCATGGGTCTTGCTCTCCTGGGCTGTGTGGGGGCCCTGAAGGAGCTCCGCTGCCTGCTGGGCCTG TATTTTGGGATACTGCTGCTCCTGTTTGCCATGCAGATCACGCTAGGAATCCTCATCTCCACTCAGCGGACCCGG CTGGAGCGGAGGGTGAAGGATATCGTGATGGAGACCATCCAACGCTACCACGCGCACCCGGAGGAGTCGGCGGCGGAGGAGAGCTGGGACTACGTGCAGTTCCAG CTGCGATGCTGCGGCTGGAACTCTCCTCAGGACTGGCTCAGTATCCCCAGCCTCAGCAGCAACGAGTCAGAGATGCACCGCGTGCCCTGCTCCTGCTATAATTCATCGGCGAGCAACGACTCCGCCATCTTCGAGAAACTCTCCTTCCCCCAGTTCAGCCGGCTGGGACCACTGGCGCGGCCCCGCCACAGTACAGACCTTTGCCTGGTCCCTGCAAACAGCGGTATCTACAGCGAG GGCTGCGCGCGGAGCATCCAGAAGTGGTTGCACAACAACCTCATCTCCATAGTAGGCATTTGTCTGGGCGTCGGTCTACTTGAG